From a single Alkalihalophilus pseudofirmus genomic region:
- a CDS encoding NUDIX hydrolase, with product MDTEHITIVNEQRQPVGIASRADIHKRGLWHETFHCWMAGREGDNYYIYLQRRSDYKKDFPSLFDITAAGHISANETIEDGVREVHEELGIELTMDRLITLGVIKDCIISEPFIDREFAHVHLYFLKTNDHFTLQQEEVSEIVKAAFIDFCDFCLGLKSTLEIQHVTKKGKENESIRKTDFVPHPNQYLIKVAEAIKKELEEGGHG from the coding sequence ATGGATACAGAGCATATAACAATCGTTAATGAACAAAGACAACCAGTCGGTATTGCCTCGCGTGCTGATATACATAAAAGAGGTCTCTGGCATGAAACGTTCCATTGCTGGATGGCAGGCAGGGAAGGAGACAATTATTATATTTATCTTCAGCGTAGAAGTGACTATAAAAAAGATTTCCCAAGTCTGTTTGACATAACGGCTGCCGGTCATATTTCAGCCAATGAAACAATAGAAGATGGCGTGCGTGAAGTCCATGAGGAATTAGGAATTGAATTGACTATGGATAGATTGATCACTCTTGGTGTGATAAAAGACTGTATCATATCAGAGCCATTTATTGACCGTGAATTTGCACATGTTCATTTATATTTTTTAAAGACCAATGACCATTTCACTTTACAACAGGAAGAAGTTTCAGAGATTGTTAAAGCTGCTTTTATTGATTTCTGTGATTTCTGTCTAGGTTTAAAAAGCACCTTGGAGATTCAACATGTAACAAAAAAGGGGAAAGAAAACGAAAGCATAAGGAAAACAGACTTTGTCCCGCACCCCAATCAATATTTAATTAAAGTTGCAGAAGCGATTAAAAAGGAGCTAGAAGAGGGGGGACACGGGTGA
- a CDS encoding MFS transporter encodes MTSTKVQQAVLFLLIFYFILADVILSPFYPQFFSKVFGVEDLEFTALYIFIARLTVVISVPIWGILSKRFEVKHLIYTGQWISAMMLLCMAISQHEIQFMIFTVLLLIGKSSLFFIYPLLIQLNGERKRTRVVGMYHMVFHAAVITGTLTGAWIIALEQPLYLFIGLAAIELLLWFTAFVTLRYLNTHTISPPKVKQGFTRKHGFILAGIGLILLLFHTANNMIRPYFTLYTMNEFQLSSFEGSLLFMMPSAMAIFAFPFIQKGWCKHRAPLIFTVTLAILAFTLIVQGLTDQLIWLWASRIVYGFCLIISQAALELTIFNRSTNHVQVYAAASTFQNAGLLIAPLAASSTAAAFTLASPLTGAGFLCVTAIIVALFTFNMSTKTEKNKAA; translated from the coding sequence GTGACTTCAACTAAAGTCCAGCAAGCTGTGCTGTTTCTATTAATCTTCTATTTCATCTTAGCTGATGTCATTTTATCACCATTTTATCCGCAATTTTTCTCTAAGGTGTTTGGAGTAGAAGACTTGGAATTTACGGCTCTGTATATCTTCATTGCTAGATTGACAGTCGTCATTTCCGTCCCGATATGGGGGATTTTATCTAAGCGTTTTGAAGTAAAGCACCTCATTTATACGGGGCAATGGATCTCAGCTATGATGCTTTTATGCATGGCTATATCACAGCATGAGATTCAATTCATGATATTCACCGTTTTATTATTAATAGGAAAAAGCAGCCTGTTTTTTATTTATCCGTTATTAATTCAGTTAAATGGTGAGAGAAAGCGTACTCGAGTCGTTGGTATGTATCACATGGTATTTCATGCAGCAGTGATCACCGGCACGTTGACTGGGGCTTGGATCATTGCGCTAGAGCAACCATTATACTTGTTCATCGGTTTAGCAGCCATTGAACTTTTATTATGGTTCACTGCCTTTGTCACATTAAGATATTTAAATACACATACGATCAGCCCTCCAAAAGTTAAGCAGGGCTTTACCCGAAAGCATGGATTTATACTAGCGGGCATAGGATTGATTTTGCTGCTCTTTCACACAGCAAACAACATGATCCGTCCCTATTTCACTCTTTACACTATGAATGAATTTCAGCTATCTAGCTTTGAGGGCAGCTTATTGTTTATGATGCCAAGTGCAATGGCAATCTTTGCTTTTCCTTTCATACAAAAGGGATGGTGCAAACACCGGGCACCGCTGATCTTTACCGTAACACTCGCAATATTAGCATTTACTCTTATTGTGCAAGGCTTGACAGATCAACTCATCTGGCTTTGGGCGAGTCGAATAGTGTACGGCTTTTGTTTAATCATCTCACAAGCCGCACTAGAGCTGACTATCTTTAATCGAAGCACAAATCACGTTCAAGTGTACGCTGCAGCTTCAACGTTTCAGAATGCCGGACTTCTCATTGCACCGCTCGCAGCTTCTAGTACAGCTGCTGCATTCACTCTAGCTTCACCACTTACCGGTGCTGGCTTTCTATGTGTAACAGCCATAATCGTTGCGTTATTCACATTCAATATGAGTACTAAAACAGAAAAAAACAAAGCAGCATAA
- a CDS encoding pyridoxal phosphate-dependent decarboxylase family protein — protein MELTQLEEFKTSLINNNHFKRFFPQKDIESMSEYHAAIQTAKDVFSQIVTSQSHPYTGLSQASIKQGLELAFPDIVPKRGLSIGKVMEKIGETVTAHSIQVTNSRCLAHLHCPPLTSALAAEVLISASNQSMDSWDQSTSATVVEEKMVKWLRDLFYEDKTANGVFTSGGTQSNLMGLLLARDHFLYKKFHWDTQQNGLPKEAGRMRIFCSADAHFTVRQSAFLLGLGEQAVIPVETDQHHRMSIDKLKEKLHQAEKENLIPFAIIATAGTTDFGSIDPLNDIARVADQYNVWLHVDAAYGGALMLSEQHSHKLEGIKEADSITVDFHKLFYQPISCGAFLLKNEEHFNYLKLHADYLNPEEDENDGIPNLVTKSIQTTRRFDALKLFASLQVLGKDTFAQMVDYTIDLAQHTAALLEEDSNFEIIHQPEINAVVYRYFPKEHREDPDWLNDANAFIRTKLFESGAAVIAKTRVNESIYLKFTLLNPLTTIEDIKEIINYMKQLVEERGRHNDR, from the coding sequence ATGGAATTGACTCAGCTTGAGGAATTCAAAACGAGCCTAATAAACAATAACCACTTTAAACGGTTTTTTCCGCAGAAGGATATTGAAAGTATGTCTGAATATCATGCAGCAATCCAAACAGCAAAAGACGTGTTTTCACAAATAGTAACTAGTCAAAGTCACCCTTACACCGGACTTTCTCAAGCTTCCATAAAACAAGGCTTAGAATTAGCTTTCCCGGATATCGTACCAAAAAGAGGTCTCTCAATAGGTAAAGTAATGGAGAAAATCGGGGAAACCGTTACTGCGCACTCCATTCAAGTGACGAATTCAAGATGTTTGGCCCATTTGCATTGCCCGCCGTTAACATCAGCTTTAGCAGCAGAGGTGCTGATAAGCGCATCCAATCAATCAATGGATTCATGGGATCAAAGTACCTCTGCTACGGTCGTAGAAGAAAAAATGGTGAAGTGGCTGCGTGACCTCTTTTATGAAGATAAAACAGCAAATGGTGTTTTCACAAGCGGCGGTACCCAATCCAACTTAATGGGATTATTACTTGCACGGGATCATTTTTTATATAAGAAGTTTCACTGGGATACCCAACAAAATGGACTTCCAAAAGAAGCTGGGAGAATGAGAATTTTCTGCTCAGCTGATGCCCATTTTACTGTACGTCAATCAGCCTTCTTGCTTGGTTTAGGTGAACAAGCAGTGATTCCTGTAGAGACGGATCAGCATCACCGAATGTCCATAGATAAACTGAAAGAGAAGCTGCATCAAGCAGAAAAAGAAAATCTTATTCCATTTGCAATCATCGCAACGGCTGGTACAACGGACTTCGGCAGCATTGATCCTCTTAACGACATAGCACGAGTTGCTGATCAATATAATGTTTGGCTTCATGTTGATGCTGCATATGGCGGTGCACTGATGCTTAGCGAACAACATAGCCACAAATTAGAAGGAATTAAGGAAGCTGATTCGATCACGGTTGATTTTCACAAATTATTTTACCAACCAATCAGCTGCGGGGCTTTTCTATTAAAGAACGAGGAGCATTTCAACTACCTTAAACTTCATGCCGATTATTTAAATCCCGAAGAAGATGAAAATGATGGCATACCTAATCTTGTAACCAAATCTATTCAAACAACAAGACGATTTGATGCACTTAAATTGTTTGCTTCTCTACAAGTGTTAGGAAAGGACACATTTGCTCAAATGGTAGATTACACAATAGACCTAGCCCAACATACAGCTGCTTTATTAGAAGAGGATTCCAACTTTGAAATCATTCATCAACCTGAAATAAATGCAGTTGTATATCGGTACTTTCCTAAAGAGCATAGAGAGGATCCTGATTGGCTTAATGATGCAAATGCATTTATACGTACAAAGTTATTTGAATCAGGAGCTGCAGTTATAGCAAAAACCCGAGTGAACGAATCTATTTACTTGAAATTTACCCTTTTAAACCCGTTGACAACAATAGAAGATATCAAAGAAATCATAAATTATATGAAACAACTAGTAGAAGAAAGGGGTAGACATAATGATCGCTAA
- a CDS encoding DinB family protein, which translates to MNKTLISYHQTIEPIKSLAVYPASSLTEPIGKDKWAVREIVAHMYYWDHFILQKMVPHMAEGGDLVAFPDHDSHNSEGLKLLENESVRSIIDRFSNVREELVQRLSELEPDVRFTIGGGKRQFSPESFVKIFVKHDQHHLKQINEKLNNL; encoded by the coding sequence ATGAACAAAACCTTAATCTCCTATCACCAAACGATAGAACCTATTAAGAGCTTAGCTGTTTACCCTGCTAGTTCACTTACTGAACCTATTGGCAAAGACAAGTGGGCGGTTAGGGAAATCGTCGCACATATGTATTACTGGGATCATTTCATTCTTCAGAAAATGGTGCCACACATGGCAGAAGGGGGTGATTTAGTCGCATTCCCTGACCATGACTCACATAACAGCGAAGGATTAAAATTGCTTGAAAATGAATCCGTTCGATCGATTATTGACCGTTTTTCTAATGTACGTGAAGAGCTTGTTCAACGTTTATCAGAGCTAGAGCCGGATGTTCGCTTTACAATCGGTGGAGGCAAGCGTCAATTCTCCCCTGAGAGCTTCGTGAAGATTTTTGTGAAACATGATCAACATCACTTAAAGCAAATCAATGAAAAACTAAATAACTTATGA
- a CDS encoding cupin domain-containing protein — MQLFNFEKETGQKVTHFDSNFMMTKIAKLDSTAQIGCMHLGEGGLIGYHQAAVPQLLLIVEGEGWVRTEDEKCSIKKGDAVFWEKGEWHETGTDNGLTAIVIESEGLNPEEFMVKKR, encoded by the coding sequence TTGCAGCTATTTAATTTTGAAAAAGAAACTGGTCAAAAAGTAACACATTTTGACTCAAATTTCATGATGACAAAAATCGCAAAACTTGATTCTACTGCACAAATTGGCTGTATGCATTTGGGTGAAGGAGGACTTATTGGCTATCACCAAGCCGCCGTACCACAACTTCTTTTGATAGTAGAAGGGGAAGGCTGGGTCCGTACAGAGGATGAAAAGTGTTCCATCAAAAAAGGAGATGCAGTGTTTTGGGAGAAAGGCGAGTGGCATGAAACTGGGACAGATAACGGTCTGACGGCTATTGTGATTGAATCTGAGGGTTTAAACCCTGAGGAGTTTATGGTGAAAAAACGATAA
- a CDS encoding lysine N(6)-hydroxylase/L-ornithine N(5)-oxygenase family protein, whose protein sequence is MSHLETDNVYDVIGIGLGPFNLGLAALIEEGTDLNTIFLEQKPEFEWHGGLLIEETTLQVPFLADVVTMVNPKSHYSFLNYLHEVDRLYKFYFLERFHIPRREYNHYCKWVSKQLSNCQFETRVESIEHDKTQQLFRIETIQMKTGKNNTFYAKDVVLGIGSSPVMPASLKAQEGKDLFHSAQFLHHRDRLREANSITVIGSGQSAAEVFLELLKEQPNYQYKLDWFTRSKGFHPMEYSKLGLEHFSPEYINYFYKLPQSVKDTQLPKQDLLYKGISAQTISDIYDLLYEHSIGGDKPDVRLLAKTEVTEVEKTENGFTVCCNQWEQNEMFKHKSEVIISATGYSHPIPSFIKNLESIINWDQEARYQITHDYELKLKELTDNKLFVQNGEMHTHGVGAPDLGLGAYRNAVIINKLAQKEVYPVRKRNVFQQFGVHT, encoded by the coding sequence ATGTCCCATTTAGAAACGGACAATGTGTATGACGTAATAGGTATAGGCCTTGGTCCCTTTAACTTAGGCTTAGCAGCGCTTATTGAGGAAGGGACAGACCTTAACACAATATTCCTAGAACAAAAACCAGAATTTGAATGGCATGGAGGCCTTTTGATAGAAGAGACAACTTTACAAGTCCCATTTTTAGCAGATGTGGTTACTATGGTGAACCCAAAAAGCCACTACAGCTTCCTTAATTATTTGCATGAAGTGGACAGGCTCTATAAATTTTATTTTCTTGAGAGATTTCACATCCCAAGAAGAGAGTACAACCATTATTGTAAATGGGTTTCTAAACAGCTTTCCAATTGTCAATTTGAAACGCGTGTAGAATCAATTGAACATGATAAGACACAGCAGCTCTTCAGAATAGAAACGATACAAATGAAAACGGGGAAAAATAATACTTTTTACGCGAAAGACGTGGTACTGGGTATCGGGAGCTCTCCAGTTATGCCAGCAAGCTTAAAGGCACAAGAAGGGAAGGACTTGTTTCACTCTGCACAATTTTTGCATCACCGTGATCGTTTAAGAGAAGCCAATTCCATTACAGTCATTGGCTCAGGTCAAAGTGCAGCAGAGGTATTTCTAGAATTATTAAAGGAGCAGCCTAATTATCAGTACAAGCTGGATTGGTTCACACGGTCAAAAGGTTTCCACCCAATGGAATACTCAAAGCTTGGTCTTGAACATTTTTCACCTGAATATATAAATTATTTCTATAAATTACCTCAATCAGTAAAAGATACGCAGCTGCCAAAGCAAGACCTGCTGTATAAAGGGATCAGCGCTCAGACAATATCCGATATTTACGACCTGCTGTATGAACATTCAATCGGCGGGGATAAACCTGATGTCCGCTTGCTTGCTAAAACAGAAGTAACTGAAGTAGAGAAAACGGAAAACGGATTTACAGTTTGTTGCAATCAATGGGAACAAAATGAGATGTTCAAACATAAAAGCGAGGTTATCATATCTGCGACGGGATACTCACACCCGATCCCTTCTTTTATTAAGAATTTAGAGTCGATCATTAATTGGGATCAGGAAGCTCGCTACCAAATTACACACGACTATGAATTGAAATTAAAAGAATTGACCGATAACAAATTATTTGTTCAAAACGGAGAAATGCATACACATGGGGTTGGTGCACCTGACTTAGGGTTAGGGGCTTATCGTAATGCTGTGATAATAAACAAGCTGGCACAAAAGGAAGTGTACCCTGTTCGCAAGCGAAATGTATTTCAGCAATTTGGAGTTCATACGTGA
- a CDS encoding IucA/IucC family protein produces the protein MMIAKQIAEKATIQSFLNCYLREDGKGALINKSQFAELIDDHLIDHNEVSQVIHIKLAYQNIDLFIPLEYWSLTGRHLFSFPLYYAQNAERTNLLELDYLTLVSLVIKELTLESGGGSTSVQDELMMRVILSCQNIEMFVRERLEEAGALTAFDMDFIDAEQALLLGHLLHPTPKSRQGISEWDTAQYSPELRGSFQLHYFRVHRSLVYERSAVQHTTTHLIKQMLIDHSDTLSDFKEKYCEEDEYSLIPVHPWQADYLMRKPKVQQAINDGLIENLGKQGAAYQPTSSVRTVYHPNEDYMFKFSLNIKITNSVRANKNMELERGVEVKHLLDTEIGKDLKRRFPNFEVIKDPAFITVKLDGEKESGFEVILRENLFKKEEARNATPIAAICQDTISGPPSRLAAIIQSLAEKEGRSVEAVSVDWFTRYLNRSLKPIFWLYLNHGIALEAHQQNSVIHLKDGYPDRFYYRDNQGYYFSESFYEKLSQVLPGISEKSNTVCSDAIADERLRYYFYFNNILGLINAFGVARLVDESILLETLREAILEIEIPAKSSSMLIESLLYEKTLPCKANLLTRFHDMDELTGSLETQSVYVEIDNPLVRKELVTSEYPRRRV, from the coding sequence ATAATGATCGCTAAACAAATAGCTGAAAAAGCCACGATTCAAAGCTTTTTGAACTGCTACCTGCGTGAAGATGGTAAGGGAGCTTTAATTAACAAAAGTCAATTTGCCGAATTAATAGATGATCACCTCATTGACCATAATGAAGTGAGCCAGGTAATACATATTAAGCTCGCTTATCAAAATATTGATTTATTTATCCCGCTTGAATATTGGTCGCTCACCGGGAGACATCTTTTTTCGTTTCCGCTATATTATGCACAAAATGCGGAGCGGACCAACCTGCTTGAGCTTGATTATCTGACTCTTGTAAGTCTTGTCATTAAAGAATTAACCCTTGAATCTGGCGGGGGATCAACAAGCGTTCAAGATGAACTCATGATGAGAGTCATTTTAAGTTGTCAAAATATTGAGATGTTTGTACGAGAAAGATTAGAGGAAGCCGGTGCCCTAACTGCTTTCGATATGGATTTTATTGATGCAGAGCAGGCATTATTATTAGGCCATTTATTGCATCCAACACCTAAAAGCCGCCAAGGGATCAGCGAGTGGGATACAGCCCAATATTCTCCAGAGTTAAGAGGATCGTTTCAACTGCACTATTTCCGTGTTCATCGCTCGCTCGTTTATGAACGCTCAGCCGTGCAGCATACAACTACTCATTTAATAAAGCAGATGCTTATAGATCATTCAGATACTTTAAGTGACTTTAAAGAGAAATACTGCGAGGAAGATGAGTATTCATTAATACCTGTTCACCCATGGCAGGCTGACTATTTAATGAGAAAACCAAAGGTACAGCAAGCCATTAATGACGGATTGATTGAAAATCTAGGTAAACAGGGGGCAGCGTATCAGCCGACTTCCTCCGTTCGAACAGTCTATCATCCCAACGAGGATTATATGTTTAAATTCTCTTTAAATATAAAGATTACGAATTCAGTTCGTGCCAATAAAAATATGGAGTTAGAACGAGGAGTTGAAGTAAAGCACTTATTAGACACAGAGATAGGAAAAGATTTAAAAAGGAGATTTCCTAATTTTGAAGTAATAAAAGATCCGGCCTTTATAACAGTAAAACTAGATGGGGAAAAAGAATCAGGCTTTGAGGTCATATTGCGAGAAAATCTATTTAAAAAAGAAGAAGCTAGGAATGCCACACCAATTGCTGCGATTTGCCAAGATACAATCAGCGGACCTCCTTCGAGACTTGCTGCTATTATTCAAAGTTTGGCTGAGAAGGAAGGACGTTCTGTTGAAGCAGTCAGCGTAGATTGGTTTACTCGTTATCTCAATAGGTCCCTTAAACCTATTTTTTGGCTTTACTTAAATCATGGCATTGCATTAGAAGCCCATCAACAGAACAGTGTCATCCATTTAAAAGATGGGTATCCTGACCGGTTTTATTATCGTGATAATCAAGGCTACTACTTTTCGGAATCCTTCTATGAAAAGTTAAGTCAAGTGCTACCTGGCATTAGTGAAAAGAGTAATACCGTTTGCTCGGATGCTATAGCTGATGAGAGGCTGCGTTATTATTTTTATTTTAATAATATTCTCGGTTTAATCAACGCTTTCGGAGTAGCTCGGTTAGTAGATGAAAGTATTCTTTTAGAGACATTACGAGAAGCGATTTTAGAGATAGAGATTCCGGCTAAAAGTTCTTCAATGCTTATTGAAAGTTTATTATATGAAAAAACACTTCCTTGCAAAGCGAATTTACTTACTCGCTTTCATGATATGGATGAATTGACCGGTTCACTAGAAACTCAGTCTGTTTACGTCGAAATTGATAATCCTCTTGTCAGAAAGGAGCTTGTAACCAGTGAATACCCGAGAAGGAGAGTTTGA
- a CDS encoding class I SAM-dependent methyltransferase, with protein MNHTWNKIIYKIWSPIYDSLFNSGLFLKARKQVFSDIPFKEGQKVLFAGVGTGADLELIDSTKLDITAIDFSPDMLKKAELKFAKSSIIFIEMNAQNMDFDENSFDIVVGSLILSVVPDAAACFSEMKRVLKSDGKIILFDKFAPETKKLSLPKKIIRPIVKLLGTDIGLKFEDIYKLHKEQLKILVDQPVMLNGMYRKIILKKCDN; from the coding sequence GTGAATCATACGTGGAACAAGATCATCTACAAGATATGGTCACCTATCTATGATTCGTTATTTAACTCGGGTCTGTTTCTTAAAGCTCGCAAACAAGTATTTTCAGATATTCCTTTTAAAGAAGGGCAGAAGGTATTATTTGCCGGGGTGGGTACGGGGGCTGATTTAGAATTAATCGATTCCACTAAACTTGATATTACTGCCATTGATTTTTCACCTGATATGCTGAAAAAAGCTGAACTTAAATTTGCGAAATCATCGATTATATTTATTGAAATGAATGCTCAGAATATGGACTTTGATGAGAATTCTTTTGACATCGTTGTAGGCAGTCTAATTTTATCGGTCGTACCAGATGCAGCTGCCTGTTTTAGCGAGATGAAACGAGTATTGAAGTCTGATGGAAAGATCATCCTGTTTGATAAATTTGCACCCGAGACGAAAAAGCTTTCTTTACCGAAAAAAATAATAAGACCTATCGTTAAACTCTTAGGGACAGATATCGGGCTAAAGTTTGAGGATATTTATAAGCTTCATAAAGAACAGCTAAAGATATTAGTAGATCAACCCGTGATGCTAAACGGCATGTACCGAAAAATCATACTAAAAAAATGCGATAATTAG
- a CDS encoding DUF4181 domain-containing protein — MKFFLYLIIVAFIIFLVERVLRKKLGVKHRYVSETSGKKIYNWVKLGMLIVFIIGLIPVVSLDEFGELFLWYIFSYLILSNAFDTFMEWKYLKRSKQYVISSAIWVIGLSAMLIYVFILQ; from the coding sequence ATGAAATTTTTTCTATATTTAATTATTGTTGCATTCATCATTTTTTTAGTAGAGAGAGTATTGCGTAAGAAGCTTGGTGTAAAACATCGATATGTCAGTGAAACTAGTGGGAAAAAGATTTATAACTGGGTGAAACTTGGCATGCTCATTGTATTTATTATTGGATTAATTCCTGTGGTAAGCCTTGATGAATTTGGCGAACTTTTCTTGTGGTATATCTTTAGTTATTTAATCCTCTCTAATGCTTTTGATACTTTTATGGAATGGAAGTACTTGAAGAGGTCTAAACAATATGTAATCAGCAGCGCGATTTGGGTTATCGGCCTTTCAGCTATGCTTATCTATGTGTTTATATTGCAATAA
- a CDS encoding GNAT family N-acetyltransferase yields the protein MMIETSRLRLLPVALEHADRIEELASDYELAKTTSNVPHPYPKGGAKDFIKMVGEKEKKGEIILLSVIEKSSTQLIGLINININLTHNRGELGYWIGVPYWGKGYGTEAAKALLTYGFEETGLNRIYAAAYTVNPASWKVMEKIGLEREGVLKQHLARAGTYYDVVYYGMTRDEYFERS from the coding sequence ATGATGATAGAAACTAGCAGACTACGATTGCTTCCGGTTGCATTGGAGCATGCAGATCGTATCGAAGAGTTAGCGAGCGATTACGAGCTAGCTAAAACGACATCAAATGTCCCGCACCCCTACCCAAAAGGCGGTGCCAAAGACTTTATTAAAATGGTTGGCGAAAAAGAAAAGAAGGGTGAGATCATCCTTTTATCTGTTATAGAGAAATCTTCCACTCAGCTAATTGGCCTGATAAATATTAATATCAACCTCACCCATAATAGAGGAGAATTAGGCTATTGGATTGGCGTGCCTTATTGGGGCAAAGGCTATGGAACAGAAGCCGCCAAAGCTCTTTTAACATATGGATTTGAAGAGACTGGTCTTAACCGGATCTATGCTGCTGCATATACGGTAAACCCAGCTTCGTGGAAAGTGATGGAGAAAATCGGACTTGAGAGAGAAGGGGTCTTAAAGCAGCATTTAGCAAGGGCTGGTACATATTATGATGTCGTGTATTATGGCATGACGAGAGATGAATATTTTGAAAGGAGCTAA
- a CDS encoding GNAT family N-acetyltransferase, translating to MNTREGEFDHLITFREVEFDKDVARLHEWHHKPHVIPFWQQNFPYDQYQTHLKKLLADTHQTLYIGELDGIPMCYWESYWASDDVIANYYDADETDQGIHLLIGPECYLGRGLALPILRAMTAYQFTKEQTMRIVAEPDIRNKKMIHVFNKCGFIPIKEIDLPDKKGLLMVCEREVFYRRWKDVPFRNGQCV from the coding sequence GTGAATACCCGAGAAGGAGAGTTTGACCATCTCATCACGTTTCGGGAAGTTGAGTTTGATAAAGACGTTGCTCGTTTACATGAGTGGCATCATAAGCCTCATGTCATTCCTTTTTGGCAGCAGAACTTTCCGTACGACCAATATCAAACACATTTAAAAAAGCTTTTAGCAGATACACACCAAACTTTATATATTGGCGAACTTGATGGTATCCCAATGTGCTATTGGGAAAGTTACTGGGCTAGTGATGATGTGATTGCCAATTATTATGACGCAGACGAAACAGACCAAGGCATCCATTTATTAATCGGCCCTGAATGTTATCTGGGTAGAGGATTAGCCTTGCCTATACTTCGCGCAATGACAGCCTATCAGTTTACCAAGGAACAAACGATGAGAATCGTAGCTGAGCCAGATATACGCAATAAAAAGATGATCCACGTATTTAATAAATGCGGATTTATACCTATAAAAGAGATCGATTTACCAGATAAAAAAGGACTTTTAATGGTTTGTGAGCGAGAGGTATTTTACAGGAGGTGGAAGGATGTCCCATTTAGAAACGGACAATGTGTATGA
- a CDS encoding alpha/beta fold hydrolase — translation MFKEMYIKAAGTTFYTKRTDVPDSDLTIIMDAGYGDDSSTWDSLSPELEIRTSVFMYDRAGLGKSESTTYPRTSLQMINELKDLLEKADIKPPYLLVGHSFGGVNMSLFACSYPHDVYGLVLIDSTPVDYQKRFLPSMPAEFQQAYKKQFTLEGTYDEFAASLAQLEESNHKLTIPVTILSAGNKTHYTEETQEFWHDLQREMAAISTRSKFMIAANSSHYIHQDEPEFVINTIIELIKSK, via the coding sequence ATGTTTAAGGAAATGTACATAAAGGCAGCAGGTACTACTTTTTATACGAAAAGAACAGATGTGCCTGACAGTGATTTAACCATCATTATGGATGCGGGTTACGGTGACGATTCATCCACATGGGATAGCCTTTCACCAGAATTAGAGATTAGAACATCGGTATTTATGTATGATCGGGCAGGTCTAGGGAAAAGTGAATCTACTACATATCCTAGAACGAGCTTACAGATGATTAATGAGTTAAAAGACCTTTTGGAAAAAGCTGATATAAAGCCACCGTACCTATTAGTCGGGCATTCATTTGGCGGGGTAAATATGAGCCTTTTCGCTTGTTCATACCCTCATGATGTATATGGGCTGGTTCTTATTGACTCAACACCAGTTGATTATCAAAAACGATTTCTGCCATCAATGCCTGCTGAATTTCAGCAAGCGTATAAGAAACAATTTACGCTTGAAGGGACTTATGATGAGTTTGCAGCAAGTTTGGCTCAATTAGAAGAAAGTAACCACAAACTTACCATTCCTGTAACCATTCTTTCAGCAGGCAATAAAACACATTACACGGAGGAAACACAGGAGTTTTGGCATGATTTACAAAGAGAAATGGCAGCAATCTCAACCCGAAGCAAGTTCATGATTGCCGCGAACTCTTCCCACTACATTCATCAAGATGAGCCAGAGTTTGTTATCAATACCATTATAGAATTAATTAAAAGTAAATAA